In Chiloscyllium punctatum isolate Juve2018m chromosome 10, sChiPun1.3, whole genome shotgun sequence, a single window of DNA contains:
- the evx2 gene encoding homeobox even-skipped homolog protein 2 isoform X2 has product MERIRKEIILMERGLHSPAGKKVSNLSDSAGNAVEEALENSHHSGRLSPRPTSASLHNTVGDTTTNGKFEIDHLFHHQHSSDSTSSSEISSSETRKKFSLYSELASREKEADMNSDVDVGCSTLRSPAGVSTTQLKENTNKVYSDNGSSTNTSSNGSNITNLNGNSGSIGNSGSGPDQVWFQNRRMKDKRQRLAMSWPHPADPSFYTYMMTHAAATGSLPYPFHSHVPLHYYPHVGVTAAAAAAAATGATPFPTSIRPLDTFRALSHPYSRPELLCSFRHPGLYQSPHGLNSSAATAAAAAAAAAASTPAGAAPCSCLSCHSNQSGALGPRSASSDFTCTATAQRSESSFLPYSAAVLSKSAAVSPPDQREESSLTR; this is encoded by the exons ATGGAAAGAATAAGGAAAGAAATAATTCTGATGGAACGGGGGCTGCATAGTCCTGCTGGCAAAAAGGTTTCGAATTTGTCAGACTCAGCTGGAAATGCAGTGGAGGAGGCCCTTGAAAATTCTCATCACAGTGGTCGGCTCAGCCCCAGACCCACTTCCGCCTCCCTTCACAACACTGTTGGGGACACCACAACAAACGGCAAATTTGAGATAGACCATTTATTCCATCATCAACATTCAAGTGATAGCACGTCCTCGTCTGAAATTTCGTCCTCGGAAACAAGGAAAAAATTCTCCCTTTACTCAGAACTTGCTAGTCGGGAGAAAGAAGCAGATATGAACAGTGATGTTGATGTGGGCTGTTCGACACTCCGCTCTCCAGCCGGCGTCAGTACAACGCAGCTGAAAGAAAATACAAACAAAG tGTATTCTGACAATGGTAGTTCAACTAATACTTCATCGAATGGGTCTAATATTACGAATTTGAACGGCAACTCCGGTTCAATAGGCAACTCGGGTTCTGGTCCTGACCAG GTTTGGTTTCAGAACCGGCGGATGAAAGATAAAAGGCAGCGACTAGCCATGTCATGGCCCCACCCGGCTGACCCAAGTTTTTACACCTACATGATGACCCACGCAGCGGCCACTGGAAGCTTGCCTTACCCTTTCCACTCTCACGTTCCCCTGCACTACTACCCTCACGTTGGCGTCACAGCCGCTGCAGCCGCCGCTGCCGCCACAGGTGCCACGCCCTTCCCCACCTCCATCCGCCCGCTCGACACCTTCCGTgccctctcccacccttactcgCGGCCTGAACTGCTCTGCAGTTTCCGCCACCCGGGCCTTTACCAGTCCCCCCACGGTCTGAACAGTAGCGCGGCCACAGCAGCGGCGGCCGCAGCGGCTGCAGCCGCCTCGACGCCAGCGGGCGCCGCTCCGTGCTCTTGCCTGAGTTGCCACAGCAACCAGAGCGGCGCGCTGGGGCCCAGGAGCGCGAGTTCCGACTTCACGTGCACCGCGACTGCGCAGAGGTCGGAGAGCAGCTTTCTCCCATACTCAGCCGCAGTGCTCAGCAAATCAGCGGCGGTATCGCCGCCTGACCAGCGGGAGGAGTCCTCTCTGACCAGATAA
- the evx2 gene encoding homeobox even-skipped homolog protein 2 isoform X1: MERIRKEIILMERGLHSPAGKKVSNLSDSAGNAVEEALENSHHSGRLSPRPTSASLHNTVGDTTTNGKFEIDHLFHHQHSSDSTSSSEISSSETRKKFSLYSELASREKEADMNSDVDVGCSTLRSPAGVSTTQLKENTNKVYSDNGSSTNTSSNGSNITNLNGNSGSIGNSGSGPDQVRRYRTAFTREQIGRLEKEFYRENYVSRPRRCELAAALNLPETTIKVWFQNRRMKDKRQRLAMSWPHPADPSFYTYMMTHAAATGSLPYPFHSHVPLHYYPHVGVTAAAAAAAATGATPFPTSIRPLDTFRALSHPYSRPELLCSFRHPGLYQSPHGLNSSAATAAAAAAAAAASTPAGAAPCSCLSCHSNQSGALGPRSASSDFTCTATAQRSESSFLPYSAAVLSKSAAVSPPDQREESSLTR, encoded by the exons ATGGAAAGAATAAGGAAAGAAATAATTCTGATGGAACGGGGGCTGCATAGTCCTGCTGGCAAAAAGGTTTCGAATTTGTCAGACTCAGCTGGAAATGCAGTGGAGGAGGCCCTTGAAAATTCTCATCACAGTGGTCGGCTCAGCCCCAGACCCACTTCCGCCTCCCTTCACAACACTGTTGGGGACACCACAACAAACGGCAAATTTGAGATAGACCATTTATTCCATCATCAACATTCAAGTGATAGCACGTCCTCGTCTGAAATTTCGTCCTCGGAAACAAGGAAAAAATTCTCCCTTTACTCAGAACTTGCTAGTCGGGAGAAAGAAGCAGATATGAACAGTGATGTTGATGTGGGCTGTTCGACACTCCGCTCTCCAGCCGGCGTCAGTACAACGCAGCTGAAAGAAAATACAAACAAAG tGTATTCTGACAATGGTAGTTCAACTAATACTTCATCGAATGGGTCTAATATTACGAATTTGAACGGCAACTCCGGTTCAATAGGCAACTCGGGTTCTGGTCCTGACCAGGTGAGACGGTATCGAACAGCGTTCACCCGAGAACAAATCGGTAGATTAGAGAAGGAGTTTTACAGAGAAAACTATGTATCCAGACCCAGACGATGTGAGCTGGCGGCAGCCTTAAATCTACCCGAAACTACTATCAAG GTTTGGTTTCAGAACCGGCGGATGAAAGATAAAAGGCAGCGACTAGCCATGTCATGGCCCCACCCGGCTGACCCAAGTTTTTACACCTACATGATGACCCACGCAGCGGCCACTGGAAGCTTGCCTTACCCTTTCCACTCTCACGTTCCCCTGCACTACTACCCTCACGTTGGCGTCACAGCCGCTGCAGCCGCCGCTGCCGCCACAGGTGCCACGCCCTTCCCCACCTCCATCCGCCCGCTCGACACCTTCCGTgccctctcccacccttactcgCGGCCTGAACTGCTCTGCAGTTTCCGCCACCCGGGCCTTTACCAGTCCCCCCACGGTCTGAACAGTAGCGCGGCCACAGCAGCGGCGGCCGCAGCGGCTGCAGCCGCCTCGACGCCAGCGGGCGCCGCTCCGTGCTCTTGCCTGAGTTGCCACAGCAACCAGAGCGGCGCGCTGGGGCCCAGGAGCGCGAGTTCCGACTTCACGTGCACCGCGACTGCGCAGAGGTCGGAGAGCAGCTTTCTCCCATACTCAGCCGCAGTGCTCAGCAAATCAGCGGCGGTATCGCCGCCTGACCAGCGGGAGGAGTCCTCTCTGACCAGATAA